The genomic DNA GAACACGAGGGGTTGCTGCAATGAAACCGGAATCCGAGCGCATCTCTCCCGCTCTGTCGCCAAGCGTGCCATTGCGACCGCTCTGTCAGCCCGATCCCGAAGGGCACTGTCCCACCTGTGCGGACGAGGCGGTGGCGGTGACGGTTCTCAGTGTCGACCAGGCCGCCGGCCTGGCCTGCGTCCGTCTGGGCCTGGGCGAGGCCCTGATCGACATCACCCTGCTTGGGGAGGTGCAGCCGGGTGAGCGCCTGCTTGTGCATGGCGGCGTTGCCCTGGAGCGGCTCGACGAGGCGGCGGAGCCGGCTCGTGAGGAGCACGGTCCCTCTGCCTGAGCTGTTCAGCCTGGGTCACCTTCACGAAGGAAAGCGAGCGAGCCAGCCATGAGCCATGACCTTGAGCATAGCGAGCCGGTCCAAGGCTCGGAGTACGATCGCCTCTTTTATCCCTATCTCTTTGCGGGTGGCAAGGTCAGTCTGGAGGAGGTCCTCAGCCAGGTCCGGCATTCCACCCTGGAGAAGTGCCGCGAGGTCATCGCCCTGCGTCAGGCGACCCTGGCCATCGCGCGCGAGGCGCTGCTGGCGGCGGCCCAGGCGATGGCCCGGGCCTTCGCTGCCGGGGCGACCCTGCTGGCCTTTGGCAATGGGGGCAGTACCACCGATGCCCAGGACCTGGTGACCGAGCTGCTCCATCCGCCCTTCTCTCACTGGCGGGCGCTGCCGGCCATTGCCCTCACCAACGACATCGCCGTCGTCACGGCGGTGGGCAACGATGTCGGCTTCGAGAATATCTTTACGCGCCAGGTCATCGCCTTCGGGCGACCCGGCGATATTGCCGTGGGCATCTCTACCAGCGGCAACTCGCTCAATGTCCTGCACGCCTTTGAGCAGGCCAAAAAACAGGGCTTGCTCACTGTGGGCCTGGCTGGCTACGACGGCGGCAAAACCAGGCGCTCGCCGGCGGTGGACTACTGTCTCGTCTCCCCCGGCGATCACATCCCGCGCATTCAGGAGGCGCAGGCCACTGTCTACCACGCCCTCATCGAGCTGGTGCAGGCCCTCTTAGCCGCACAGAAAGGGAGAGCTGACAGCGATGAAGTTCGTTGATGAGTATCGTGATCCTGATCTGGCCAAACGGATCGCCGCCGAGATCGCCCGCCTCAGCGACGGGCGCCCGCTCAAGTTCATGGAGGTCTGTGGTGGCCATACCCATACCATCTACAAGCACGGCATCGAGGACGTGCTCCCACGCAGCATTGACCTGGTGCATGGCCCCGGCTGCCCCGTCTGCGTCCTGCCGATGGGGCGCATCGATGATGCCATCGCCATTGCTCGCCTGGAAGGCGTCATCTTCACCACCTTCGGCGATATGATGCGCGTCCCGGGTTCGAAAGGCAGTCTGCTCGATGCCAAGGCCGAAGGGGCCGATGTGCGCTTCGTCTACTCGCCACTGGACGCCCTCAAGCTGGCGCGCCAGCATCCCGATCGCCAGGTGGTCTTCTTCGCCATCGGCTTCGAGACGACCGCGCCCTCGACGGCAGTGACCCTGCTGCGAGCCAGAGCCGAGGGGATCAAGAATTTTTCGGTCTTCTGCAATCATGTGACCATTATTCCAGCCATCAAAGCCATTCTCGACTCGCCCGGCCTGCGCCTGGACGGCTTCATTGGTCCAGGGCATGTCAGCATGGTCATCGGCATGCGTCCCTACACCTTCATCGCCCGCGACCATCACAAACCTGTCGTGATCGCTGGCTTCGAGCCACTCGACATTATCCAGGCCGTCTACCTGCTGGTCAAACAGATCAGTGAAGGACGGGCGGAGGTCGAGAACCAGTACACGCGCGTAGTGCGGCCCGAGGGCAATGTGCGGGCTTTGGAGGCGATGGCCCGCACAATGGAGCTGCGGCCCTTCTTCGAATGGCGCGGCCTCGGCTTCATCACCCACAGCGCCCTCAAGCTGCGGCCCGAGTTCGCCGACTGGGATGCCGAGCTGCGCTACGAAGTGCCGGGCCTGCGCGTGGCCGATCCCAAAGCCTGCCAGTGTGGCGAGGTCCTCAAGGGGGTGATCAAGCCCTGGGAATGCAAGGTCTTCGGCACGGCCTGTACCCCTGAGACCCCAATCGGGACCTGCATGGTCTCGCCGGAAGGAGCCTGCGCCGCCTACTACAACTATGGCCGCTTCTCGATGGCCGCCGAGCGCGACCACCTGCGCAGCCTCTCACAGACCCCCTAGACGGCAGCGAGGGCCAGACAGGCAACCCGGCCCTGATGAAGCGCACCAAACCCACGCAACCAGGCGAACCAGGGGAACAGGCACAGCAAGCTCCTCAATGACGAACGCAAGAAAGGAGGAAGGGAGAGAGCGATGGACGTCAAGCCCGGTTCTGAGCAGGAGGCGGCGCGGCTCGACGCGGTCCTGCAGAAAATGGAGCGCGTCCGGCAGGCGCGCCGACACAAGTTCTATTTGCGTGACGAGCGCATCACGCTCAGTCACGGCAGCGGTGGCAAGGCCACCCATAACCTGATTGAGGGCGTCTTTGCCCCGGCCTTCTCCAATCCACTGCTTGACGCGCTGGAGGATGCGGCGGTCTTCTCACTGGACGGCAGCGGTCTGCAGCTGGCCTTTACGACTGACACCTATGTGGTCAGTCCCCTCTTCTTTGCCGGCGGCGACATCGGCAAACTGGCCGTGCACGGCACCATCAACGATCTGGCGATGGCCGGGGCTCAACCGCTCTATCTATCAGCGAGCTTCATCCTGGAAGAGGGCTTTTCCATTGCGGAGCTGCGACGCATCGTCGCCTCCATGCAGGAGGCGGCCAGTCAGGCCGGGGTGGCCATCGTCACCGGCGACACAAAGGTCGTGCAGCGCGGCAAAGGGGATGGCGTCTTCATCAATACCGCCGGCGTCGGACTGCGACGTGCGCACTGGCCGCTCGGGCAGACCTGTCTGCAGCCGGGCGACGCTGTGCTCCTCAGCGGCAGTGCGGGCGACCACGGGATTGCCATCATGCTGGCGCGCGAGACCCTCGATATCGAAACCGATATCCAGAGCGATACGGCGCCGCTGCATACGCTGGTAGCGGCCTTGTTCGAGGCTCTTGGCGAGCGTGTGCATTGTCTGAAAGACCCGACCCGCGGCGGCGTGGCCACGGCCCTCAACGAAATGGCCCTGGCCTCCGAAGTGGCCATTGGCCTTGACGAGCAGGCGATCCCCGTGCATCCCGGAGTGCGTGGCGCCTGTGAGATCCTGGGACTCGACCCGCTCACCATTGCCAACGAGGGCAAGTTGCTGGCTGTGGTGGCCCCCGAAGCGGCAGAGCAGGCCCTGGCCGTCATGCGCGCACATCCTCTGGGACGAGAGGCGGCTATCATCGGCAGCGTCCAGGCCGAACCGCCCGGCATCGTCTTTCTGCGCACGGAGATCGGCGGTATGCGTGTCCTCGATATGCTCGTCGGTGATCCGCTCCCCCGCATCTGTTAAGTTTCTTCCTCTTCTGCTCCCCTCGAACACTCCAAGCGCTCGCCTGAAGCTAGAAGGTGAGCGCTATGCTCATTCCGGGAAGCCCTTCTCTACCTGTGAGCAGCCTCCTATATCATCAGAAGTCACAGATATTGAGCAATATAAATAGAGGGGGTCTGGCGTTTCTATTACGTAGAAAGCTCGCTGTCGTAATATGCTTGCAGGAGAACAACATGCTAGAATCATCGTTTCTATTGCCTGACAGGGGCCGAATCAGTACTTCTCAGCGGCAGAACCTCGTGAGGAGCTGGCTCGGCAAGCAGCTGCTGGGGCTACTGCTCGCTATGGGGTTACTCCTGGCCGGTGGGAGAGTGGCCCTGGCCGAGAGCGTCACTGTCAGCGACAGAGCAGGGGTCTTGGATGTGGCTCGTGTCAAGAGCGAGGGGGCGAAGTTACCCTATCCGTTGGAGGTCGATACGACCAACAGCTTCAGCGGCAGCCAGGCAGACTTTGAGGGCTATGCGCGTGGACGGGTGAGTGCAGCCGAGCTGCTAATTGTGATTGCCATCGACACGGTCCATCGCTGGGTCTATATTGAGTCGGGCAATGCGGTCCCGCTCTCAGATAGCGAGGCGGAGGATGCCTACACGGCCTTCAAGGAGCACTACCGCGATGGGAGCTACACGGGGGCAACGCTGGCGGCCATCCAGTCGCTGGAAGAGAGCCTGACCGGGCTGACCGAGACTTCATCGCCTGATGGATCGTCAGGTAGCGTCAATCAAGGCTTTGATTGGACACGGGTGGTCTGGCCTGGCTGTTTCTGTATCTCTACTGTCGCCATTTTCTTCTTAGCCGTTGGGGCTGCTGCCAATGAGGATGCAGCTCGGCAGCGTAGGAGGTATCGAGGAGGTAAATCCAGCACTGGCTTTGGGAGAAGCAGCTATGGAGGAGGCTTCAGCGGCACTGGAGGAGGAGCCGGTTGGGGCTTCAGCGACAGCGGTGGGAGTGCAGGAGGGAGCTTCAGCGACAGCGGTGGGAGTGCAGGAGGGAGCTTCAGCGACAGCGGTGGGAGTGCAGGAGGGAGCTTCAGCGACAGCGGTGGGAGTGCAGGAGGGAGCTTCAGCGACAGCGGTGGAGGAGCTGGCGGGAGCTTTTAGTTGGGCAGTGTGGATAGGGCCGAACCTTGCTGTCAACCCCGGCCCTAGATCATCCGTATAAATAGCGTGGCATGGAGCAACAAAGTGCGCCATGATAGGGCAAAAAGAGGAGGGGAACGTATTCATGATTCTCACACAAGCACCATCTAGTGGGCCAGATGCTGATCAGCAAAGGGGGCCGTTCCGGTCTGCTCGCCCTCGTAGGTTCAGTGTACTGCGGCCACTACTGGCGCTACTACTCGCCGGCTTCCTGCTCATGCTGACCAGCGCAGCTGCCCTGGCCGATAGCGTGACCATCAGTGATGGGGCCGGCGTTCTTGATAAAGGTCGCGTCCAAAGCGAAGCGGCAAAACTGCCCTACCCCATCGCTATCTATACGACCAACTCCTTCACTGGCAGCCAGTCCGACTTTGAGGCGCGCACACAAAGCCATGTCACCAACTCGCGTCTCATTGTCATTGCTATCGATACTGTTCATCACTGGATGTACATCAAGTCTGGCTCGCAGGTGCCGCTTTCCAACAGCGCCGCCCAAGACGCCTACAATGCCTTCAAAGACAACTACAACAATGGGGACTATACCGGGGCCACGCTAGCGGCGATTCGCTCGCTAGAGGACTCGCTGGCAGCGGCGCGTAGCGGTGAAGGAGGCTCACCAGCCAGCTCCGGGGCTGGCGGTCTCCTATCGGGGGGTCTGGGCACGCTCTGCTGTCTTGGTCTGTTGGTCTTGATCATCGGGGGAATCATCTTCGCTGTCGTCCGGCGGCGCTCTGGCCAGAGCTGGGGTTGGGGGCGCAGGAATGTCCCCTACGAACCGACGCCTCCCGGGGGCTACCCGTACCAGGGTCCCTATCAGGGAGGGTATCCTCCTAACTATTACCCACCCAACCAGGGCGGGGGCATGAATCCCTGGGCTGCCGGTGGCCTCGGTGCCCTCGGTGGCGGCCTGATTGGCTACGAGCTTGGCAAGATGGCTGGTGAGGGAGAGGCCCAACATCATGAAGCTGGCTTCGCCGGTGATCCCGGCCCGGGTGGGGGCGGAGACTTTGGGGGCGGCGGAGACTTCGGTGGAGGAGCTGGCGGAGACTTTGGGGGCGGTGGAGACTTTGGGGGCGGTGGAGACTTCGGCGGTGGCGATGGCGGCAGCTTCTAAACTCTCTCTGTGCGACCCCATCTCATGAGGTCGCCCTGATCAGCGATCGGCGAACAAGCCAGAGTCAACAAAACAACAATAACAACAACAACAACAACAACAAAGGAGAACGCCAGCCGATGGCGTTCTCCTTGTGCTTAAGGACAACGTCCTTGTCTACGAGCGGCTTCCGCTGACACAGCACCTTGATGAAGGTGAAGGGCCAGCGCTCCCAGATGAAGCGGAAGAGGGCTACTCTTCCTCGCCTGTGCTCGGGCGAATACGCCGGGTATGGCGGCGACGCGCTAGCTCTGCCACGCGCAGGCGGCTCACCGCCTGCTCCAAGGCCGCCTGTAGCTCGGCGCGCTCCACATCCGTCTGCGCCTGCTCCAGACGCTCCAGGGCCTGGCGGCGGGCCTCCTGAGCACGGGCCTCATCGATCTCCTCAGCGTGCTCAGCGGCATCGGCCAGCACCGTCACCTGATCCTCGAAGACCTCCAGGAAGCCGCCGGAGACGAAGATCGGCTCCTCGGCCTCTCCCAGACGGATCAGCAGCTCGCCCGGTGCCAGCACTGCCAGGAGCGGCGCATGGCGCGGCAGAATGCCCAGGCGTCCTTCCGTGCCCGGAGCATTCACCTGGTCCGCCTCTCCACTGTAGAGCGCCCGCTCGGCGGTCACCACCTCAACGTGCAGTCTTCCAGCCATATTAGAGAGACCTCTGCTCCTGCTCGTGACGCTCGATCACCTCATCGATCGTCCCCGCCATGTAGAAATGCTCCTCGCGGATATGATCGTATTTTCCCTCAAGGATGCCCTTGAAGCCGCGCACCGTCTCCTTGAGCGGCACGTACTTCCCGGGGCGGCCCGTAAAGACCTCGGCCACGAACATCGGCTGCGAGCAGAAGCGCTGGATCTTGCGCGCACGCGAAACAATCAGCTTATCCTCCTCGGACAGCTCATCGACGCCCATAATGGCGATGATATCCTGCAGATCCTTATAGCGCTGCAGCACGCGCTGCACGCCGCGAGCCGTATCATAGTGCTCCTGACCCACGAACTGCGGATCAAGCACGCGGCTGGTTGAAGCCAGAGGATCAACCGCCGGGAAGATGGCCTGTTCGAAGATCGCGCGGTCGAGCACGATCGTCGAATCCAGGTGAGCGAAGGTCGTCGCCGGAGCCGGATCGGTGTAGTCGTCCGCCGGCACGTAGACCGCCTGCATCGACGTAATCGAGCCGCGCGTCGTCGAAGTGATGCGCTCCTGCAGCTCGCCCATCTCCTCCGCCAGGTTCGGCTGATAGCCCACCGCCGAGGGCATACGCCCGAGCAGAGCGGACACCTCAGAACCGGCCTGTGTGAAGCGGAAGATATTATCGATGAAGAGCAGCACGTCTTTCCCTTCCTCG from Thermogemmatispora onikobensis includes the following:
- a CDS encoding D-sedoheptulose-7-phosphate isomerase; translated protein: MSHDLEHSEPVQGSEYDRLFYPYLFAGGKVSLEEVLSQVRHSTLEKCREVIALRQATLAIAREALLAAAQAMARAFAAGATLLAFGNGGSTTDAQDLVTELLHPPFSHWRALPAIALTNDIAVVTAVGNDVGFENIFTRQVIAFGRPGDIAVGISTSGNSLNVLHAFEQAKKQGLLTVGLAGYDGGKTRRSPAVDYCLVSPGDHIPRIQEAQATVYHALIELVQALLAAQKGRADSDEVR
- the hypE gene encoding hydrogenase expression/formation protein HypE; protein product: MDVKPGSEQEAARLDAVLQKMERVRQARRHKFYLRDERITLSHGSGGKATHNLIEGVFAPAFSNPLLDALEDAAVFSLDGSGLQLAFTTDTYVVSPLFFAGGDIGKLAVHGTINDLAMAGAQPLYLSASFILEEGFSIAELRRIVASMQEAASQAGVAIVTGDTKVVQRGKGDGVFINTAGVGLRRAHWPLGQTCLQPGDAVLLSGSAGDHGIAIMLARETLDIETDIQSDTAPLHTLVAALFEALGERVHCLKDPTRGGVATALNEMALASEVAIGLDEQAIPVHPGVRGACEILGLDPLTIANEGKLLAVVAPEAAEQALAVMRAHPLGREAAIIGSVQAEPPGIVFLRTEIGGMRVLDMLVGDPLPRIC
- a CDS encoding F0F1 ATP synthase subunit epsilon translates to MAGRLHVEVVTAERALYSGEADQVNAPGTEGRLGILPRHAPLLAVLAPGELLIRLGEAEEPIFVSGGFLEVFEDQVTVLADAAEHAEEIDEARAQEARRQALERLEQAQTDVERAELQAALEQAVSRLRVAELARRRHTRRIRPSTGEEE
- a CDS encoding HypC/HybG/HupF family hydrogenase formation chaperone — its product is MKPESERISPALSPSVPLRPLCQPDPEGHCPTCADEAVAVTVLSVDQAAGLACVRLGLGEALIDITLLGEVQPGERLLVHGGVALERLDEAAEPAREEHGPSA
- the hypD gene encoding hydrogenase formation protein HypD, with the translated sequence MKFVDEYRDPDLAKRIAAEIARLSDGRPLKFMEVCGGHTHTIYKHGIEDVLPRSIDLVHGPGCPVCVLPMGRIDDAIAIARLEGVIFTTFGDMMRVPGSKGSLLDAKAEGADVRFVYSPLDALKLARQHPDRQVVFFAIGFETTAPSTAVTLLRARAEGIKNFSVFCNHVTIIPAIKAILDSPGLRLDGFIGPGHVSMVIGMRPYTFIARDHHKPVVIAGFEPLDIIQAVYLLVKQISEGRAEVENQYTRVVRPEGNVRALEAMARTMELRPFFEWRGLGFITHSALKLRPEFADWDAELRYEVPGLRVADPKACQCGEVLKGVIKPWECKVFGTACTPETPIGTCMVSPEGACAAYYNYGRFSMAAERDHLRSLSQTP